Proteins from one Triticum aestivum cultivar Chinese Spring chromosome 7A, IWGSC CS RefSeq v2.1, whole genome shotgun sequence genomic window:
- the LOC123150297 gene encoding uncharacterized protein isoform X5 — MARAPVAARGQGAFEAVAGLVGGRGRGRGRAAAGRGRAIGRGGSNTGCAPVSDCVAGHVDATRRVPVVGAQPVARRRGPARRVPAAGAQHVARRRGAASPVPDVGVQPVAGRGGAARRVPATVDQPVAGRGCAARRVLAAVDQPVAGRGGAARPMTGTGRAVGLGAAVPARRVPGAGIARHYVPRQPIGFPPRRRTCDGWFPYLSLAMAAANRRKRKGCVEFRRAHYEERVADGTLPKDWHGFSVYVSSEVTGVDRNKRKKRKVSIRLRRPGHEDVVVKGPLPKDWQGFSVGFAESLKVLYTIEFQKRGLPHAHILVWRIGGNAPWRC, encoded by the exons ATGGCACGTGCCCCGGTTGCGGCTCGTGGTCAAGGCGCGTTTGAAGCTGTCGCTGGGTTGGTAGGTGGTCGTGGCCGTGGCCGTGGGCGGGCTGCTGCTGGTCGTGGACGTGCCATCGGCCGTGGAGGTTCTAATACTGGGTGTGCCCCTGTTTCTGATTGTGTTGCTGGCCATGTGGATGCTACTCGTCGGGTGCCTGTCGTTGGAGCCCAGCCTGTCGCCAGGCGTCGGGGTCCTGCTCGGCGGGTGCCTGCCGCTGGAGCCCAGCATGTTGCCCGGCGCCGGGGTGCTGCCTCACCGGTGCCTGACGTTGGGGTCCAGCCTGTCGCCGGTCGTGGGGGTGCTGCTCGGCGGGTGCCTGCCACTGTAGACCAGCCTGTCGCCGGGCGTGGGTGTGCTGCTCGGCGGGTGCTTGCCGCTGTAGACCAGCCTGTTGCCGGGCGTGGGGGTGCTGCTCGACCGATGACTGGCACCGGCCGTGCTGTTGGACTTGGGGCTGCTGTCCCTGCTCGGCGGGTGCCTGGTGCTGGGATTGCTAGGCATTACGTGCCGCGTCAGCCTATTGGGTTTCCTCCTCGCAGGCGTACAT GTGATGGTTGGTTTCCTTATCTGAGTTTGGCCATGGCGGCTGCAAATCGCAGAAAACGGAAAGGGTGCGTTGAGTTTCGGCGTGCTCACTATGAAG AACGTGTCGCCGACGGCACCTTGCCAAAGGATTGGCATGGTTTCTCGGTTTATGTGAGCTCGGAGGTTACCGGGGTGGATCGCAACAAACGGAAAAAGCGTAAAGTGTCGATTAGACTGCGTCGTCCTGGACATGAAG ATGTTGTTGTCAAAGGGCCTTTGCCGAAGGATTGGCAAGGTTTCTCGGTTGGATTTGCTGAGTCTCTTAAAG TCCTATATACTATTGAGTTCCAGAAGCGTGGGCTGCCACACGCGCATATACTTGTCTGGCGGATAGGGGGCAACG CACCATGGAGATGCTAA
- the LOC123150297 gene encoding protein argonaute 14 isoform X6, which produces MARAPVAARGQGAFEAVAGLVGGRGRGRGRAAAGRGRAIGRGGSNTGCAPVSDCVAGHVDATRRVPVVGAQPVARRRGPARRVPAAGAQHVARRRGAASPVPDVGVQPVAGRGGAARRVPATVDQPVAGRGCAARRVLAAVDQPVAGRGGAARPMTGTGRAVGLGAAVPARRVPGAGIARHYVPRQPIGFPPRRRTCDGWFPYLSLAMAAANRRKRKGCVEFRRAHYEERVADGTLPKDWHGFSVYVSSEVTGVDRNKRKKRKVSIRLRRPGHEDVVVKGPLPKDWQGFSVGFAESLKAPWRC; this is translated from the exons ATGGCACGTGCCCCGGTTGCGGCTCGTGGTCAAGGCGCGTTTGAAGCTGTCGCTGGGTTGGTAGGTGGTCGTGGCCGTGGCCGTGGGCGGGCTGCTGCTGGTCGTGGACGTGCCATCGGCCGTGGAGGTTCTAATACTGGGTGTGCCCCTGTTTCTGATTGTGTTGCTGGCCATGTGGATGCTACTCGTCGGGTGCCTGTCGTTGGAGCCCAGCCTGTCGCCAGGCGTCGGGGTCCTGCTCGGCGGGTGCCTGCCGCTGGAGCCCAGCATGTTGCCCGGCGCCGGGGTGCTGCCTCACCGGTGCCTGACGTTGGGGTCCAGCCTGTCGCCGGTCGTGGGGGTGCTGCTCGGCGGGTGCCTGCCACTGTAGACCAGCCTGTCGCCGGGCGTGGGTGTGCTGCTCGGCGGGTGCTTGCCGCTGTAGACCAGCCTGTTGCCGGGCGTGGGGGTGCTGCTCGACCGATGACTGGCACCGGCCGTGCTGTTGGACTTGGGGCTGCTGTCCCTGCTCGGCGGGTGCCTGGTGCTGGGATTGCTAGGCATTACGTGCCGCGTCAGCCTATTGGGTTTCCTCCTCGCAGGCGTACAT GTGATGGTTGGTTTCCTTATCTGAGTTTGGCCATGGCGGCTGCAAATCGCAGAAAACGGAAAGGGTGCGTTGAGTTTCGGCGTGCTCACTATGAAG AACGTGTCGCCGACGGCACCTTGCCAAAGGATTGGCATGGTTTCTCGGTTTATGTGAGCTCGGAGGTTACCGGGGTGGATCGCAACAAACGGAAAAAGCGTAAAGTGTCGATTAGACTGCGTCGTCCTGGACATGAAG ATGTTGTTGTCAAAGGGCCTTTGCCGAAGGATTGGCAAGGTTTCTCGGTTGGATTTGCTGAGTCTCTTAAAG CACCATGGAGATGCTAA
- the LOC123150297 gene encoding uncharacterized protein isoform X2: protein MARAPVAARGQGAFEAVAGLVGGRGRGRGRAAAGRGRAIGRGGSNTGCAPVSDCVAGHVDATRRVPVVGAQPVARRRGPARRVPAAGAQHVARRRGAASPVPDVGVQPVAGRGGAARRVPATVDQPVAGRGCAARRVLAAVDQPVAGRGGAARPMTGTGRAVGLGAAVPARRVPGAGIARHYVPRQPIGFPPRRRTCDGWFPYLSLAMAAANRRKRKGCVEFRRAHYEERVADGTLPKDWHGFSVYVSSEVTGVDRNKRKKRKVSIRLRRPGHEDVVVKGPLPKDWQGFSVGFAESLKVLYTIEFQKRGLPHAHILVWRIGGNDGDGWSVVSCSRGQELDHPCVCFAFVAAPWRC from the exons ATGGCACGTGCCCCGGTTGCGGCTCGTGGTCAAGGCGCGTTTGAAGCTGTCGCTGGGTTGGTAGGTGGTCGTGGCCGTGGCCGTGGGCGGGCTGCTGCTGGTCGTGGACGTGCCATCGGCCGTGGAGGTTCTAATACTGGGTGTGCCCCTGTTTCTGATTGTGTTGCTGGCCATGTGGATGCTACTCGTCGGGTGCCTGTCGTTGGAGCCCAGCCTGTCGCCAGGCGTCGGGGTCCTGCTCGGCGGGTGCCTGCCGCTGGAGCCCAGCATGTTGCCCGGCGCCGGGGTGCTGCCTCACCGGTGCCTGACGTTGGGGTCCAGCCTGTCGCCGGTCGTGGGGGTGCTGCTCGGCGGGTGCCTGCCACTGTAGACCAGCCTGTCGCCGGGCGTGGGTGTGCTGCTCGGCGGGTGCTTGCCGCTGTAGACCAGCCTGTTGCCGGGCGTGGGGGTGCTGCTCGACCGATGACTGGCACCGGCCGTGCTGTTGGACTTGGGGCTGCTGTCCCTGCTCGGCGGGTGCCTGGTGCTGGGATTGCTAGGCATTACGTGCCGCGTCAGCCTATTGGGTTTCCTCCTCGCAGGCGTACAT GTGATGGTTGGTTTCCTTATCTGAGTTTGGCCATGGCGGCTGCAAATCGCAGAAAACGGAAAGGGTGCGTTGAGTTTCGGCGTGCTCACTATGAAG AACGTGTCGCCGACGGCACCTTGCCAAAGGATTGGCATGGTTTCTCGGTTTATGTGAGCTCGGAGGTTACCGGGGTGGATCGCAACAAACGGAAAAAGCGTAAAGTGTCGATTAGACTGCGTCGTCCTGGACATGAAG ATGTTGTTGTCAAAGGGCCTTTGCCGAAGGATTGGCAAGGTTTCTCGGTTGGATTTGCTGAGTCTCTTAAAG TCCTATATACTATTGAGTTCCAGAAGCGTGGGCTGCCACACGCGCATATACTTGTCTGGCGGATAGGGGGCAACG ATGGCGATGGCTGGTCTGTAGTCTCTTGTTCTCGGGGACAGGAACTTGACCATCCGTGTGTATGTTTTGCGTTTGTGGCAGCACCATGGAGATGCTAA
- the LOC123152370 gene encoding pentatricopeptide repeat-containing protein At5g16420, mitochondrial: MPMRRALDLTRAAMPPRRWPAAPPPARAFSAAAPSAKTTVQLAHLAHLPFSLPPPSHCTVTPPIQPWPRRLTPRSFSRLLLRLPTPQLAVLAFRHALFRATPPLPPSIPVFAAVLSRLAGAPPDLLPPVLSALRAARLPAFCDRAFLPLLRALPPLPSLRLFLSLPSFNSHPSVRSFNALLHSLVAARRLRLAAALFRAAPTKLYITPDLVSCNILLEGLVGVRDLDAALKVLDEMPGWGIVPDVVTYTTVLSAYCAKEDLKGAQKLFDDIIAGGCVPDVTMYTVLIDGYCRTGKIQDAARIMDEMEAAGVHPNEVTYSVVIEACCKEGKSAEACNLMREMLGAGHTPDTPLAAKVVDVMCQDGKAEEAHQMWKWKVKKNVPPDNTITNTLIYWLCKSGMVREARKLFDELEKGYKPSLLTYNSLISGLSENGELQETGKVWDDMVERGYAPNAMTYEALIKGFCKIGKPDEGAAVFTEMVTHGCTPSKVLYHVLVDSLSEPMHDDIVGKIVQTAALSGGDFLDGDSWEIFIRRVLDTKSDTWNKHLNSVLNT, translated from the coding sequence ATGCCGATGCGGCGCGCTCTCGACCTCAcccgcgccgccatgccgccgcggcGCTGGCCGGCGGCGCCGCCTCCCGCCCGCGCCTTCTCCGCGGCCGCGCCGTCCGCCAAAACCACCGTGCAGCTCGCCCACCTCGCGCACCTCCCTTTCTCCCTCCCGCCGCCGTCGCACTGCACCGTCACCCCGCCCATCCAGCCCTGGCCGCGCCGCCTCACCCCCCGGAGCTtctcccgcctcctcctccgcctcccgacCCCGCAGCTCGCCGTGCTCGCCTTCCGCCACGCGCTCTTCCGCGCCACGCCCCCCCTGCCCCCGTCCATCCCCGTCTTCGCCGCGGTACTCTCCCGCCTCGCCGGCGCGCCCCCGGACCTCCTGCCGCCCGTCCTCTccgccctccgcgccgcccgcctcccgGCCTTCTGCGACCGCGCCTTCCTGCCCCTCCTCCGCGCGCTGCCGCCGCTCCCCTCCCtccgcctcttcctctccctcccgtcCTTCAACTCCCACCCCTCCGTGCGCTCCTTCAACGCCCTCCTCCACTCCctcgtcgccgcgcgccgcctCCGTCTCGCCGCCGCCCTCTTCCGCGCCGCGCCCACCAAGCTCTACATCACGCCCGATCTCGTCTCCTGCAACATCCTGCTCGAGGGGCTCGTCGGCGTccgcgacctcgacgccgccctcaagGTACTCGATGAAATGCCCGGGTGGGGGATCGTCCCTGATGTCGTCACCTACACGACGGTTCTCTCCGCATACTGTGCCAAGGAGGATCTCAAGGGCGCGCAGAAGCTATTCGATGATATAATTGCCGGTGGGTGCGTGCCAGATGTTACGATGTACACGGTGCTCATCGATGGGTACTGCCGGACCGGGAAGATACAGGATGCAGCTAGGATTATGGACGAGATGGAGGCAGCTGGGGTGCATCCCAATGAGGTTACGTATTCAGTCGTGATCGAGGCATGCTGCAAGGAGGGGAAATCTGCCGAGGCGTGCAATCTAATGCGCGAGATGCTTGGGGCAGGACACACGCCAGACACACCACTGGCTGCCAAGGTGGTTGATGTGATGTGCCAGGACGGAAAAGCAGAGGAAGCGCACCAAATGTGGAAATGGAAGGTGAAGAAGAACGTCCCACCAGATAACACAATCACGAACACATTGATCTACTGGTTATGCAAGAGTGGAATGGTTCGGGAGGCAAGGAAGCTGTTTGATGAGCTCGAGAAGGGGTACAAGCCAAGCTTACTGACTTATAATTCGCTTATTTCTGGATTATCTGAAAATGGGGAGTTACAAGAGACCGGGAAGGTGTGGGATGACATGGTTGAACGGGGATACGCGCCAAATGCCATGACTTATGAGGCCTTGATCAAGGGATTTTGCAAGATTGGGAAGCCAGATGAAGGGGCTGCAGTATTTACGGAGATGGTGACCCATGGGTGCACCCCAAGCAAGGTTCTTTACCATGTTTTGGTCGATAGCCTTTCTGAGCCAATGCATGACGATATTGTTGGCAAAATTGTTCAAACTGCTGCCTTAAGTGGTGGGGATTTCTTGGATGGTGATTCTTGGGAGATCTTTATCAGGAGAGTGTTAGATACTAAGAGTGATACTTGGAACAAGCATCTCAATTCAGTGCTAAATACATAA
- the LOC123150297 gene encoding uncharacterized protein isoform X4, with protein MARAPVAARGQGAFEAVAGLVGGRGRGRGRAAAGRGRAIGRGGSNTGCAPVSDCVAGHVDATRRVPVVGAQPVARRRGPARRVPAAGAQHVARRRGAASPVPDVGVQPVAGRGGAARRVPATVDQPVAGRGCAARRVLAAVDQPVAGRGGAARPMTGTGRAVGLGAAVPARRVPGAGIARHYVPRQPIGFPPRRRTCDGWFPYLSLAMAAANRRKRKGCVEFRRAHYEERVADGTLPKDWHGFSVYVSSEVTGVDRNKRKKRKVSIRLRRPGHEDVVVKGPLPKDWQGFSVGFAESLKDGDGWSVVSCSRGQELDHPCVCFAFVAAPWRC; from the exons ATGGCACGTGCCCCGGTTGCGGCTCGTGGTCAAGGCGCGTTTGAAGCTGTCGCTGGGTTGGTAGGTGGTCGTGGCCGTGGCCGTGGGCGGGCTGCTGCTGGTCGTGGACGTGCCATCGGCCGTGGAGGTTCTAATACTGGGTGTGCCCCTGTTTCTGATTGTGTTGCTGGCCATGTGGATGCTACTCGTCGGGTGCCTGTCGTTGGAGCCCAGCCTGTCGCCAGGCGTCGGGGTCCTGCTCGGCGGGTGCCTGCCGCTGGAGCCCAGCATGTTGCCCGGCGCCGGGGTGCTGCCTCACCGGTGCCTGACGTTGGGGTCCAGCCTGTCGCCGGTCGTGGGGGTGCTGCTCGGCGGGTGCCTGCCACTGTAGACCAGCCTGTCGCCGGGCGTGGGTGTGCTGCTCGGCGGGTGCTTGCCGCTGTAGACCAGCCTGTTGCCGGGCGTGGGGGTGCTGCTCGACCGATGACTGGCACCGGCCGTGCTGTTGGACTTGGGGCTGCTGTCCCTGCTCGGCGGGTGCCTGGTGCTGGGATTGCTAGGCATTACGTGCCGCGTCAGCCTATTGGGTTTCCTCCTCGCAGGCGTACAT GTGATGGTTGGTTTCCTTATCTGAGTTTGGCCATGGCGGCTGCAAATCGCAGAAAACGGAAAGGGTGCGTTGAGTTTCGGCGTGCTCACTATGAAG AACGTGTCGCCGACGGCACCTTGCCAAAGGATTGGCATGGTTTCTCGGTTTATGTGAGCTCGGAGGTTACCGGGGTGGATCGCAACAAACGGAAAAAGCGTAAAGTGTCGATTAGACTGCGTCGTCCTGGACATGAAG ATGTTGTTGTCAAAGGGCCTTTGCCGAAGGATTGGCAAGGTTTCTCGGTTGGATTTGCTGAGTCTCTTAAAG ATGGCGATGGCTGGTCTGTAGTCTCTTGTTCTCGGGGACAGGAACTTGACCATCCGTGTGTATGTTTTGCGTTTGTGGCAGCACCATGGAGATGCTAA
- the LOC123150297 gene encoding uncharacterized protein isoform X3: MARAPVAARGQGAFEAVAGLVGGRGRGRGRAAAGRGRAIGRGGSNTGCAPVSDCVAGHVDATRRVPVVGAQPVARRRGPARRVPAAGAQHVARRRGAASPVPDVGVQPVAGRGGAARRVPATVDQPVAGRGCAARRVLAAVDQPVAGRGGAARPMTGTGRAVGLGAAVPARRVPGAGIARHYVPRQPIGFPPRRRTCDGWFPYLSLAMAAANRRKRKGCVEFRRAHYEERVADGTLPKDWHGFSVYVSSEVTGVDRNKRKKRKVSIRLRRPGHEVLYTIEFQKRGLPHAHILVWRIGGNDGDGWSVVSCSRGQELDHPCVCFAFVAAPWRC, from the exons ATGGCACGTGCCCCGGTTGCGGCTCGTGGTCAAGGCGCGTTTGAAGCTGTCGCTGGGTTGGTAGGTGGTCGTGGCCGTGGCCGTGGGCGGGCTGCTGCTGGTCGTGGACGTGCCATCGGCCGTGGAGGTTCTAATACTGGGTGTGCCCCTGTTTCTGATTGTGTTGCTGGCCATGTGGATGCTACTCGTCGGGTGCCTGTCGTTGGAGCCCAGCCTGTCGCCAGGCGTCGGGGTCCTGCTCGGCGGGTGCCTGCCGCTGGAGCCCAGCATGTTGCCCGGCGCCGGGGTGCTGCCTCACCGGTGCCTGACGTTGGGGTCCAGCCTGTCGCCGGTCGTGGGGGTGCTGCTCGGCGGGTGCCTGCCACTGTAGACCAGCCTGTCGCCGGGCGTGGGTGTGCTGCTCGGCGGGTGCTTGCCGCTGTAGACCAGCCTGTTGCCGGGCGTGGGGGTGCTGCTCGACCGATGACTGGCACCGGCCGTGCTGTTGGACTTGGGGCTGCTGTCCCTGCTCGGCGGGTGCCTGGTGCTGGGATTGCTAGGCATTACGTGCCGCGTCAGCCTATTGGGTTTCCTCCTCGCAGGCGTACAT GTGATGGTTGGTTTCCTTATCTGAGTTTGGCCATGGCGGCTGCAAATCGCAGAAAACGGAAAGGGTGCGTTGAGTTTCGGCGTGCTCACTATGAAG AACGTGTCGCCGACGGCACCTTGCCAAAGGATTGGCATGGTTTCTCGGTTTATGTGAGCTCGGAGGTTACCGGGGTGGATCGCAACAAACGGAAAAAGCGTAAAGTGTCGATTAGACTGCGTCGTCCTGGACATGAAG TCCTATATACTATTGAGTTCCAGAAGCGTGGGCTGCCACACGCGCATATACTTGTCTGGCGGATAGGGGGCAACG ATGGCGATGGCTGGTCTGTAGTCTCTTGTTCTCGGGGACAGGAACTTGACCATCCGTGTGTATGTTTTGCGTTTGTGGCAGCACCATGGAGATGCTAA
- the LOC123150297 gene encoding uncharacterized protein isoform X1: MARAPVAARGQGAFEAVAGLVGGRGRGRGRAAAGRGRAIGRGGSNTGCAPVSDCVAGHVDATRRVPVVGAQPVARRRGPARRVPAAGAQHVARRRGAASPVPDVGVQPVAGRGGAARRVPATVDQPVAGRGCAARRVLAAVDQPVAGRGGAARPMTGTGRAVGLGAAVPARRVPGAGIARHYVPRQPIGFPPRRRTCDGWFPYLSLAMAAANRRKRKGCVEFRRAHYEERVADGTLPKDWHGFSVYVSSEVTGVDRNKRKKRKVSIRLRRPGHEDVVVKGPLPKDWQGFSVGFAESLKACYPDRSYCGPPDFLCRYCGASFWFAECSKSGSSWTQRKMVYNRCSKGAKVYIPPFKDPPAYLRELLRFDGTSRAKKFIRAIREYNCMFAFTSMGSTVERSFGGSRGPKIFKISGQVSHRIGSLVPSGDDTPKFAELYIHDPANEIRHRMNALNPDDKPIGGVDESIVVGLRDMLNESNPLVQTFREASKMIEDRGDEPIEDISIRIIGPSEGDSPQFSLPTTTGLAALVVGGGFTLEASSRDIVVRSRSDGLQQISSLNTAFMPLQYPLLFSLW, translated from the exons ATGGCACGTGCCCCGGTTGCGGCTCGTGGTCAAGGCGCGTTTGAAGCTGTCGCTGGGTTGGTAGGTGGTCGTGGCCGTGGCCGTGGGCGGGCTGCTGCTGGTCGTGGACGTGCCATCGGCCGTGGAGGTTCTAATACTGGGTGTGCCCCTGTTTCTGATTGTGTTGCTGGCCATGTGGATGCTACTCGTCGGGTGCCTGTCGTTGGAGCCCAGCCTGTCGCCAGGCGTCGGGGTCCTGCTCGGCGGGTGCCTGCCGCTGGAGCCCAGCATGTTGCCCGGCGCCGGGGTGCTGCCTCACCGGTGCCTGACGTTGGGGTCCAGCCTGTCGCCGGTCGTGGGGGTGCTGCTCGGCGGGTGCCTGCCACTGTAGACCAGCCTGTCGCCGGGCGTGGGTGTGCTGCTCGGCGGGTGCTTGCCGCTGTAGACCAGCCTGTTGCCGGGCGTGGGGGTGCTGCTCGACCGATGACTGGCACCGGCCGTGCTGTTGGACTTGGGGCTGCTGTCCCTGCTCGGCGGGTGCCTGGTGCTGGGATTGCTAGGCATTACGTGCCGCGTCAGCCTATTGGGTTTCCTCCTCGCAGGCGTACAT GTGATGGTTGGTTTCCTTATCTGAGTTTGGCCATGGCGGCTGCAAATCGCAGAAAACGGAAAGGGTGCGTTGAGTTTCGGCGTGCTCACTATGAAG AACGTGTCGCCGACGGCACCTTGCCAAAGGATTGGCATGGTTTCTCGGTTTATGTGAGCTCGGAGGTTACCGGGGTGGATCGCAACAAACGGAAAAAGCGTAAAGTGTCGATTAGACTGCGTCGTCCTGGACATGAAG ATGTTGTTGTCAAAGGGCCTTTGCCGAAGGATTGGCAAGGTTTCTCGGTTGGATTTGCTGAGTCTCTTAAAG CTTGCTATCCAGATAGGTCATACTGTGGCCCTCCAGATTTCTTATGCCGGTATTGTGGTGCCTCCTTCTGGTTTGCTGAGTGTTCCAAGTCCGGGTCATCCTGGACACAACGTAAGATGGTTTACAATCGTTGTTCTAAAGGCGCTAAGGTTTATATTCCTCCCTTTAAGGATCCCCCGGCCTATCTCCGGGAGCTCCTTCGATTCGATGGTACTTCTCGTGCTAAAAAATTCATCCGGGCTATACGTGAGTACAATTGTATGTTCGCATTTACTTCGATGGGTTCTACCGTTGAACGCTCTTTTGGTGGCAGCCGTGGGCCTAAGATCTTCAAGATCAGTGGTCAAGTGTCTCATCGTATTGGTTCGCTGGTGCCCAGCGGTGATGATACTCCTAAGTTTGCTGAGTTGTACATACATGACCCCGCTAATGAGATTAGACATAGGATGAATGCTTTAAATCCGGACGATAAACCTATTGGGGGGGTCGATGAGAGTATTGTGGTTGGCCTTAGAGATATGCTTAATGAGTCTAACCCATTGGTACAAACCTTTAGGGAGGCAAGTAAGATGATAGAGGATCGCGGTGATGAACCTATAGAGGATATCTCGATTCGTATTATAGGGCCTTCAGAGGGTGATAGTCCACAATTTAGCTTGCCTACAACTACTGGGCTTGCTGCTTTGGTTGTCGGTGGTGGGTTCACGTTAGAGGCGTCTTCCCGGGATATTGTTGTCCGCAGTCGTTCTGATGGTTTGCAGCAGATATCTTCTCTGAACACTGCGTTCATGCCTCTGCAATACCCGTTGCTTTTTTCCTTATGGTGA